A window of Pedobacter lusitanus contains these coding sequences:
- a CDS encoding HlyD family secretion protein: protein MSSLKKENRQEVVHSPAIRQIITSVPSWLLRWGIFIFFVLLFLVLGLSAFIRYPDMVLTTLKIERAADSVFYGAMQIPQNKLARVKEGQEVLIKLKRYPYETYGMIRGKIKAIDPVSGQDSLFISRVDFKNDLSGLTQPIQLKKGMTADAEIIIQDVSVMQRLSRSIFKQEH from the coding sequence ATGTCATCATTAAAGAAGGAAAACCGGCAGGAGGTTGTGCATAGTCCTGCAATCCGGCAGATTATTACCAGTGTCCCTTCCTGGTTACTCCGCTGGGGTATATTTATATTTTTTGTGTTGTTATTTCTGGTTCTGGGGCTTTCTGCGTTTATCCGATATCCGGATATGGTCCTGACAACATTAAAAATAGAGCGCGCTGCAGACAGCGTATTTTACGGGGCGATGCAGATTCCGCAAAATAAACTGGCCCGGGTAAAAGAAGGGCAGGAGGTTTTAATTAAGCTGAAAAGATATCCTTATGAAACCTATGGCATGATCAGAGGAAAAATTAAAGCTATAGATCCGGTTTCCGGACAGGATAGCCTGTTTATTTCAAGAGTTGATTTTAAGAATGACTTATCCGGCTTAACCCAACCCATACAGTTAAAAAAAGGTATGACAGCCGATGCAGAAATTATCATTCAGGATGTAAGTGTGATGCAGCGGCTGAGCCGGAGTATCTTTAAACAGGAGCATTAG